One stretch of Zingiber officinale cultivar Zhangliang chromosome 6B, Zo_v1.1, whole genome shotgun sequence DNA includes these proteins:
- the LOC121990637 gene encoding transcription initiation factor TFIID subunit 8-like encodes MATPRRRKFKAEERPQPSPTAPSLSAFDADVSKVAVAQICLSAGYSAAEPSALRALSDISARYLQALGFAAASVAAAHRRTESNLLDLVRAIEDLSAATGFPGGSDPAGQPLRSGALRELKEFVGSVEEIPFSKPIPLEGQGKAHRETWRSFAAAGREPPFRHVPRWLPCFPEEPVDGGKKETEIEIAIRPSMEEEEGKTAVELPAEREKVRFRLGVGKGSSALCDGKDLMRG; translated from the coding sequence ATGGCGACCCCCAGACGGCGGAAGTTTAAGGCGGAGGAGCGGCCTCAACCATCACCAACTGCCCCTTCTCTTTCTGCCTTCGACGCCGATGTCTCCAAGGTCGCCGTCGCGCAGATCTGCCTCTCCGCGGGATACTCCGCGGCGGAGCCTTCCGCCCTCCGCGCGCTCTCCGACATCTCCGCCCGATACCTCCAGGCCCTCGGTTTCGCCGCCGCGTCCGTGGCGGCCGCTCACCGACGCACCGAGTCCAATCTTCTCGACCTTGTGCGGGCGATCGAGGATCTCAGCGCCGCGACGGGCTTCCCGGGCGGCTCCGACCCGGCGGGGCAGCCGCTCCGTTCTGGGGCACTCAGGGAATTAAAGGAGTTTGTGGGGTCAGTGGAGGAGATTCCTTTTTCGAAGCCGATTCCTCTGGAGGGGCAGGGGAAAGCGCACAGAGAGACGTGGAGGAGCTTCGCGGCGGCGGGCAGGGAGCCGCCCTTCCGGCACGTGCCGCGGTGGCTGCCGTGCTTCCCTGAAGAACCGGTGGATGGGGGTAAGAAAGAGACGGAGATAGAGATCGCGATAAGACCTTcgatggaggaggaagaagggaaaaCGGCGGTGGAGTTGCCGGCTGAGAGGGAAAAGGTTAGGTTTCGGCTAGGTGTTGGAAAAGGCAGCAGTGCACTATGCGACGGAAAAGATTTGATGAGGGgttaa
- the LOC121991496 gene encoding ubiquinol oxidase 2, mitochondrial-like yields MSSRLARRVFSAGSAGIAAARRAPNGSTWLSASPRLLSTAASAGGEVTAAPQGEEKAVASYWGVAPAKLLKEDGTEWKWNCFKPWDTYSSDLSIDLKKHHVPTTLGEKMALGLVKALRVPTDIFFKRRYGCRAMMLETVAAVPGMVGGLVLHLQSLRRFEQSGGWIRALLDEAENERMHLMTFMELSKPRWYERTLVVAVQGVFFNVYFATYLLSPKLAHRMVGYLEEEAIHSYTEFLKDLEAGEIENVPAPAIAIDYWRLPADATLKDVVTVVRADEAHHRDVNHFASDIHYKGRELRELPAPVGYH; encoded by the exons ATGAGTTCTCGGTTGGCCCGCCGCGTCTTCTCTGCGGGCTCCGCCGGCATCGCGGCGGCCCGACGAGCACCTAACGGATCCACGTGGCTGTCTGCGTCGCCGCGCCTGCTTAGCACGGCCGCGTCGGCCGGCGGCGAGGTGACTGCCGCGCCCCAGGGGGAGGAGAAGGCTGTCGCCAGCTACTGGGGGGTGGCGCCTGCGAAGCTGCTCAAGGAGGACGGCACCGAGTGGAAGTGGAATTGCTTTAAG CCATGGGACACGTACTCTTCCGACCTCTCCATCGACCTGAAAAAGCACCACGTGCCGACCACGTTGGGGGAGAAGATGGCTCTCGGGCTCGTGAAGGCGCTCCGAGTACCGACGGATATTTTCTTCAAG AGGAGGTACGGTTGCCGGGCGATGATGCTGGAGACGGTGGCGGCGGTGCCGGGGATGGTGGGCGGGTTGGTGCTGCACCTGCAGTCGCTGCGGCGGTTCGAGCAGAGCGGCGGGTGGATCCGGGCGCTGCTGGACGAGGCGGAGAACGAGCGGATGCACCTGATGACGTTCATGGAGTTGTCGAAGCCGCGGTGGTACGAGCGTACGCTGGTGGTGGCGGTGCAGGGCGTCTTCTTCAACGTCTACTTCGCGACGTACCTGCTCTCGCCCAAGCTGGCGCACCGCATGGTGGGATACCTGGAGGAGGAGGCCATCCACTCCTACACGGAGTTCCTCAAGGACTTGGAGGCCGGCGAGATCGAGAACGTGCCGGCTCCTGCCATAGCCATCGACTACTGGCGCCTCCCGGCGGACGCCACCCTCAAGGACGTCGTCACGGTCGTCCGCGCCGACGAGGCCCACCACCGCGACGTCAACCACTTCGCCTCC GATATCCATTACAAGGGACGTGAGCTGAGAGAGCTGCCGGCTCCGGTCGGCTATCATTGA